One Methanolobus sp. WCC4 DNA segment encodes these proteins:
- a CDS encoding Maf family nucleotide pyrophosphatase produces the protein MKMIILASASERRKELLAQLIGRDFEVRVSSYAEGTVDGLDPTELVMHHSREKALDVAGGFKEGIIISADTVVICDDKVLGKPEDEEDARTMLSMISGKDIKAVTGLTVLDVASGKLITEHEMTVVRMREMSGKLIDAYVNTGEPMGKAGAFAIQGKGAILVERIEGDFFNVVGLPLFRLSGMLEGFRIDVLHLDGY, from the coding sequence ATGAAAATGATCATTCTTGCTTCAGCATCCGAAAGAAGAAAAGAGCTTCTTGCACAGTTGATCGGCAGGGACTTTGAGGTTCGTGTAAGCTCCTATGCCGAGGGAACGGTAGATGGTCTGGATCCGACAGAGCTTGTGATGCATCATTCAAGGGAAAAGGCACTGGATGTTGCTGGTGGTTTCAAGGAAGGCATTATCATCTCTGCAGACACTGTTGTGATCTGTGATGATAAGGTTCTGGGGAAACCGGAGGATGAAGAAGATGCAAGGACAATGCTGTCCATGATAAGTGGAAAGGACATAAAAGCCGTCACAGGACTTACAGTACTTGATGTTGCCAGCGGGAAGTTAATCACTGAACATGAGATGACAGTCGTTCGGATGAGAGAGATGAGCGGCAAGCTGATCGATGCTTATGTAAATACAGGTGAACCCATGGGCAAAGCCGGTGCATTTGCTATACAGGGAAAAGGTGCAATACTTGTGGAAAGGATAGAAGGTGACTTTTTCAATGTGGTTGGCCTTCCACTTTTCAGATTGTCAGGGATGCTTGAAGGATTCCGCATCGATGTCCTGCATTTAGATGGATATTGA